ACATAATTGGAAAATTGACCGACGATGAGCACTAGCAAGCTTTATAACCTCGATTCTTAAATAATTTGCAATGCTCAACTGATGCCCGCTACTCGCAGGGAAATCAAAGCCGGTTGGGCCGAGGTTAGACGAGATCACCAGACGTTCTCTGACTCACCATTTGGTCTGGGAACTCTCACGGGCTCCCAATCCTGCTCAGAAAGTCCCTGTAAACGGTAGTACTCTTCCTTCAGATCGAACTTACGCTGATTCGTCCTCATCTTAatgagatcttcttcttgtacTTCCTGAACTTTACGGTCTTGTTGTTCGTACTTGACAGCAGTAAAACCTGATAACCAGTAGGAACCTAGCACTATTAAACTACAAAAAGGGAGACCGAAATATAGGAATggattcttcttgagccTTTTTTGGTATTTGCCGGCTATAGAGGCATCGTAAACCAGCTGCTCCTTCCTTGACCTGAACTTCCTACCAGCCATAGGAGGGAGAGTAAAGTACCTATATGATATCCAAATCAAGGACAGAGAGTGTATCGTGATCGAGGGTCGATCTTTATCTAAAAGTTACTACTACCTTCAAAGTGTCAATGGCCTGCGATCACGAGCGCCGCGATGACACAAAATAAACAGTAAATCATTAGATGCAGTAGTTAAACAGAAATATCACGGAGGAATATCTGCTCAGTTTTTCCTAGACAATTCAAGTATGGCCTGTAGCGTGAATATCAGCAATACgaaattgatcaacttgTCTGCAGTTATAGAAAGCTGCTACGGAGTTCAAGAGGATGACACAGCTGCCGTTGTGAAACTGGACTTACCAGGAAAGGGTCAAAACCAATTTCAGAGCTTGACGTCGGCGATTTTTTCCAAGTTTTTGAACAGTACAAGAACCGGTTCCGCGCACATGCAAGCTGGAATATCCCTTCGAACTTTTCTCTCTAGCATGCTCGTATCTGCAGTTTATTTTCTGTTGCAAGTGGTATTGTTCACCATATTAAGGAACAAATTCAAATGCATTTACCAGACAAGAACCATGAATAAATCTCAACGGCTCTTCAGTGCATCTGAGAAGCCAAAGGGATCACTCAAACAATGGTTCTCCTGGATACCAACAGtgatcttttcttcaacagaaAAGTATCAGGACAGGGCGGGATTGGACGCTTACTTCTTTTTAAGGTTCCTTAAGACACAATCACTCTTTTTTTTGACGTTATCCATGCTGAATATGCCGATTCTGCTACCGATTCACTATCACTCTAGCATGACAAACCTGAGCAGTGATCCGTCGCCCTGGCTGGACAGGATGAACATTTCAAGCTTAGTGGCACAGAATTCGAATAAACTTGTGTTCCATATGATCCTGGGAATTTTTGTGGTAATCTGGTTCCATGCATTTTTGATACGAGAACTTAAATTCGTTCATGAGGTGAGCTTAGCGGTTCAACAGgaagcttcatcaatccTTCTAATTGAAAGAATTCCAGAATGTATGGTGGGAGATGCGCAAAAAGTAACTTCAAGCATAGGTATCCTATTTCCGGAACGCATACTTGACGTCAGGTTCCTTCCAAAAACTTTTGGGAAGCTTCGCAAGCTTCATAAGAGGATGTTGAGGGCTGAAGAGgatgttgaagagcttACCATGAAGATACTGCTTAACAGATTTTTTCTTAATGCCTGTGAAGAAAATAACGAAGAGTACCGTGGATTAGCCTATACTCAAAAATTTG
The sequence above is drawn from the Torulaspora globosa chromosome 5, complete sequence genome and encodes:
- the COX16 gene encoding Cox16p (ancestral locus Anc_5.212); this encodes MAGRKFRSRKEQLVYDASIAGKYQKRLKKNPFLYFGLPFCSLIVLGSYWLSGFTAVKYEQQDRKVQEVQEEDLIKMRTNQRKFDLKEEYYRLQGLSEQDWEPVRVPRPNGESENVW